TTgagtatcaaaataaaaaagtttttatatcattgttaagaaattttagtcttatttttttgataaattttatagttttcaaaaaaaaaaatcaatcaaaaaaaATTACTGCAATAACATatgagaaagagaaggaaaaaaaaacaaaacgaAGTAACAACAACACCAATAGAAAGAGGAGGAAGACGTCGAAACAATGcgcgaaaaaaagaagaaatacgaagaaaaaaaagtatgtaTTTTTACACGTATATTATGTAAGtagattttattagattttgACCAACTTAATCAAATTTACTTGCCAAAAAACTTGAATGTGTAAGGAACTGAATTTTCACAATCTCTGTTCCAGACATGCAATAAAGTAGAAAGTTTCTATGCCTAGACTCGTATATCACGGGCTCTACAAAGTTGGTGCAGGCCCAGAGTGGTTGAGGAGCATCTAGATCGTCATCCGCAGCCGAAGAGCCTTAGCTCAGAGTTCAAATTCTAGAGGGTGCATTTGTggaaaaaaaatgtgataaatgTGTGAAGAGTGTGTGGTTGTATTGTGTATCTAGGATTGAAGATTGTCCAATCCATTAAGGTATCTAAAATTGGGGGTTGTCCAATCCActgactaaaaaaaaaaaaaatcgtcaTCCGCATCTTGCCTCTGTGTTTATGTGAGTTTTAGATACTTCCTTTTCCGTTTATGCATGAAACTTCTTAAGTCCACACTACTGACTGACTCAGCCATAATACATTTTTCATTAATTCGAACAGAACATAAGAAAGAATCTTCACTCTCCAGTATCAAATATGAAAAAGGACTTGATTCCCAACATACTTGTGCATTGAATTCTTCCGCAATTTTGTTTCGTTGCTCATTGATCTTTAAATcgaaaaggagaaaaagaaaaaggcaatTACAGTGCCGGCAAAAGATGTTGGTTTGTCCTAGGTAAAATATTATGAATCCAAAATTGCTGATAGATATGAAATTAAATAttgactaaaaaataattaacagaaAAGTCATTGGTTTTGACAATGATCAGCTCAATCCCAAAGTAAACTTAGTTTAACATTGTGTTTCTCATACAAGAAAGACAGTCTTTCCTCCACCTAAACTTTTCCATCAAGAAAAAAGGTGTTTCTCTGTTATCAGTTTGTGAAATCTGAAACAATCATGTTAGATTTCCTAAGACACATAATCTTCAATTAATAATGATTTTGAGATTATGTCTCTCTGAATCATAGTAAACACATTCAGCATAAGAAAGAGAGCCAAACATCCTATTTCGGAAGTTTCTCGTCTGCAACATCACTAGGGAGGTCCAGACCTGGAGGTATCTTCCCTGGATAGTTGGTTGTTGATGCTGTTGATCCTGTCATACTGGaaggaaaacaaaaatcaatgaAAAGGAACCTATTTTTACTGTCAGCTTGTATTTGCAAACTCACCTTCTATCGACAATGACCATCGAGCGAAGCTCACAATTGGCAAAGCTGCAAGGATATGTGAAACAAGTCCAtcatttactttaatttcaatataaaaGTTGTAGGAAACTAATCACAAATCAAAGTGCCCCATCCATCGGAATATTACAACATATAAACTTAGTACCTTACATATCAAACACAAAATACAGCAGTAACTCTCTACGCGTCTATTACTGATAACAAAGCAAataataattcttttctttctaaTAAAAGCATAGATTCAGGAAGCAATTGTAAATTGTATTATCGGAGCTTACTGCTTGGATATTTCCTTCTTCACCAAGGGGTTGCAATCATTTCCGAATCCATTCAAAGTATGAAACAAGAATCCACTATGTGTCACAATTGCTATCTCCTTCTCATTTCGTGTCCATAACCTGTGATGAAGTTAAGAGTAAAAATAGATCCTCTCAATTTAACTTATCTTTCACATTCGATGGAAATTCTCATCAGAACAGAATCACATATAACTAGTTGGATGGTTTGCTAGTACATCAGAACAGAATCACACAAATTCTCTTATTTTCCAAATTTCAAGGTCACAAGTGAGAGATCCAGGCTTTGAGAAGCTCAACACATTCAGCTATATCTAGAAAACTTTATTGAAACACATTAATTTATGGAAGATACTAGTGATTATATCTTCCAATTGCTAAGAGACAGAATAGAACTGCATTACCTAATTGATACATTAAAATATGATTTTAGTGTGACATAGCATTTAAGCTTTTTGATGATAATAAACACATACCAGTTCATGAACTTCATCCCCCTAGCTGCAAGTTCTTCCTTTGTCTCTCTAACATTGGCCTTCCACCAAATATCTTCATCGCTGTCTATCTGAAAAGAAAAGTCAAATAGATTATCACAAACCAGAGGAGAATATATTAAATCTTGGCCAACCCTTTTACGGCTTAGATAAAGGTGTCAGCCATCTTCATGAAAATAAGCATCGTAGGTATTTGAAGTCTATGTACTTGCCAGCGAAAAATCAACAGCAGGAAAAAGAAACTGATACTCGCTAACACTTCTTCTTCTATCACAAGGATGAACTCCCTGCATGAGAAAACATGCGGAGAGATTTGTAAGGCTCCTATTTGTCAATTTTAATATCACATACAAGGAACCTTCCATAGAAAACGTGTTAAACTGTATTTACTCATAAAAGATAAACACacagagaaaaaaaacaaaaacaaaacaaaacaaaagaactGGTAATTGATGTAGCCTAGATGTATTGGTATATGCACTATTCTTGCTCAATCTTCTATTCTCAGCATATAACATGAATTCCTGGATTACTTATTGATTAGAAAGTCCAGAATTAAGACCCCGAATCCATGGTGAATTTGCAGGTGAGGGTTAAAAGATTTTATTCCCATGACTAAAGGAAAATATCTCACATGCTGAGTTGGAGATTGAACTTCTTAACTGTAGTACATGTAATGTGATGTAATTTCCCTTGTAGAAGAATGTGGTGCCCAACAGGTAAGAAGATTACCAGACTGTAGAATGGCATACCAAATGTTCACGACAAAGCTCAACAGCAACGATTGGCGGGGCATTTAGACTTGAAATTGCAGCTCGATTGCAAGCTCCTGCGTTTGCCACCATAAGAGGCAGCACATCCGCTTTATCTGTGTAGCCTTCACCACCAAACACTCCAACAGCTGTTTGTAGAGTCCTACAACCATAAGTTGCATTACGCCGCTGTCTTTTGCCTCAGTGCAGTTACAAAGGAAATGCTCAAATAAACGGGTCTCAGATTTATAAGTaggataaacaaacaaaaaaataaaattataccaTACCTAGCTTAGCATAATATAAAGTTATAATTTGATAACTAATGTCCCTTAAGTTTCAGTTACTTCAATCTGTTCCCATACAGCACATGCATTGCTAGAGATGCCAAAATCTATATATGGATCCAGTAAATGGCAACTAGTTTTGGTGGTATGATAAGAAGTAAGTCTCCAATTCAACCACAAAATCCCTAGATAGTTAAGTTGACTCTTCCAATATACAATAAACGTCTGAGTCTCCTAATCCATGATGGATTCTAAAACCATAAAAGGGTAAATTGTTAAAGGAGACGTGGATACCTCATTAAAGGAGACGCTATGACAAGATCAATCTTGTTTATGAGACCGGAGGAGTGAACATGATTTCGCAAATTGTCAACCTGCA
The genomic region above belongs to Arachis duranensis cultivar V14167 chromosome 3, aradu.V14167.gnm2.J7QH, whole genome shotgun sequence and contains:
- the LOC107480531 gene encoding phosphoglycerate mutase-like protein 1 isoform X1; translated protein: MDSGAAAPTLFPLHRCKTIHLVRHAQGIHNVEGDKNYKAYMNPDYFDAHLTHLGWQQVDNLRNHVHSSGLINKIDLVIASPLMRTLQTAVGVFGGEGYTDKADVLPLMVANAGACNRAAISSLNAPPIVAVELCREHLGVHPCDRRRSVSEYQFLFPAVDFSLIDSDEDIWWKANVRETKEELAARGMKFMNWLWTRNEKEIAIVTHSGFLFHTLNGFGNDCNPLVKKEISKHFANCELRSMVIVDRSMTGSTASTTNYPGKIPPGLDLPSDVADEKLPK
- the LOC107480531 gene encoding phosphoglycerate mutase-like protein 1 isoform X2: MNPDYFDAHLTHLGWQQVDNLRNHVHSSGLINKIDLVIASPLMRTLQTAVGVFGGEGYTDKADVLPLMVANAGACNRAAISSLNAPPIVAVELCREHLGVHPCDRRRSVSEYQFLFPAVDFSLIDSDEDIWWKANVRETKEELAARGMKFMNWLWTRNEKEIAIVTHSGFLFHTLNGFGNDCNPLVKKEISKHFANCELRSMVIVDRSMTGSTASTTNYPGKIPPGLDLPSDVADEKLPK